The following coding sequences are from one Ramlibacter henchirensis window:
- a CDS encoding phospholipase A, translated as MPFPFRARAFAGLLMAAGGAHAQEAWQACTLHNDPIQRLACFDRWAEGQRAAEEAKQAPAPSPAPGAPPAAPPPVASADPPVVSAPGTRLGLRLTRREGCRDPRYSTMSRYWELEPGADCGDFGIRGYRPISLGFVTGNTVNRQPTSGNPANNAATAQDYRTTELRLQLSVRTKVAQGLFIDTPEKRDSLWFGYSQQSYWQLFTPALSRPFRSTDHEPEIVYIAPLQSAVPGDWRVRYAGLAVTHHSNGQSLPLSRSWNRASLMLGAERGPLQLHARVWRRLPEDAADDDNPGITNYYGRAELRAEWQAGGGNLWALTTRHSLRRDGRGSVRLEWFRDVSDRDTGTPSGLQLHTQLFAGYGDTLLDYNRRRVMFSIGVSLVDW; from the coding sequence ATGCCGTTTCCATTCCGCGCCCGGGCATTCGCCGGGCTCCTGATGGCCGCCGGCGGCGCGCACGCGCAAGAAGCCTGGCAGGCCTGCACCCTCCACAACGATCCCATCCAGCGACTCGCGTGCTTCGACCGCTGGGCGGAAGGCCAGCGCGCCGCCGAAGAAGCGAAACAAGCGCCCGCGCCGTCCCCCGCGCCTGGGGCGCCACCCGCAGCGCCGCCGCCTGTCGCGAGCGCAGACCCGCCGGTAGTCTCCGCGCCCGGCACACGCCTGGGCCTGCGCCTGACGCGCCGCGAAGGTTGCCGCGACCCGCGCTATTCCACGATGTCGCGCTACTGGGAGCTGGAGCCGGGCGCCGACTGCGGCGACTTCGGCATCCGCGGTTATCGGCCGATCAGCCTGGGTTTCGTGACGGGCAACACCGTGAACCGCCAGCCGACCTCCGGCAATCCGGCCAACAACGCGGCGACGGCGCAGGACTACCGCACCACCGAGTTGCGGCTGCAGCTGTCAGTGCGGACCAAGGTCGCGCAGGGGCTCTTCATCGACACGCCGGAAAAGCGCGATTCGCTCTGGTTCGGCTACTCGCAGCAGTCCTACTGGCAGCTGTTCACGCCCGCGCTGTCACGGCCCTTCCGCAGCACCGACCACGAGCCCGAAATCGTGTACATCGCGCCGCTGCAGTCCGCGGTGCCGGGCGACTGGCGCGTGCGCTATGCCGGGCTCGCCGTTACGCACCATTCCAACGGCCAGTCGCTGCCGCTGTCGCGCAGCTGGAACCGCGCCTCTCTCATGCTCGGCGCCGAGCGCGGGCCGCTGCAGCTGCACGCGCGCGTGTGGCGCCGCCTGCCCGAAGACGCCGCGGACGATGACAACCCGGGCATCACGAACTACTACGGCCGCGCCGAGCTGCGAGCCGAATGGCAGGCCGGCGGTGGCAATCTCTGGGCGCTCACCACGCGGCATTCGCTGCGGCGCGACGGCCGCGGTTCGGTGCGCCTGGAGTGGTTCCGCGACGTCTCGGACCGGGATACCGGCACCCCGAGCGGCCTGCAGCTGCACACGCAGCTGTTCGCCGGCTATGGCGACACCCTGCTCGACTACAACCGCCGCCGCGTGATGTTCAGCATCGGCGTGAGCCTGGTCGACTGGTAA
- the pyrE gene encoding orotate phosphoribosyltransferase — protein sequence MSAALGQDALAQDFVEFSVDSGVLRFGEFRTKAGRLSPYFFNAGLFDDGAKLGRLAQFYARRILASAIEFDMLFGPAYKGIPLAAAVAIELARAGRNVPYAYNRKEAKDHGEGGSLVGAPVKGRVLIVDDVMSAGTAARESIALIKAAGATPHAVAIALDRQEKATEDGRDVDHSAVQYVQQQLGLQVCAIAKLADLLAYLQVQGQGELGEHYPKVLAYRERYGVE from the coding sequence ATGTCGGCAGCGCTTGGCCAGGATGCCCTGGCGCAGGACTTCGTTGAGTTCTCGGTGGATTCGGGTGTGCTGCGGTTCGGCGAGTTCAGGACCAAGGCGGGACGCCTGTCGCCCTACTTCTTCAACGCCGGCCTGTTCGACGACGGCGCCAAGCTCGGCCGGCTGGCGCAATTCTATGCAAGGCGCATCCTCGCCTCGGCGATCGAGTTCGACATGCTGTTCGGGCCGGCCTACAAGGGCATCCCGCTGGCCGCCGCCGTCGCGATCGAACTCGCGCGCGCCGGGCGCAACGTGCCGTATGCGTACAACCGCAAGGAAGCCAAGGACCATGGGGAAGGCGGCAGCCTGGTCGGCGCGCCGGTGAAAGGGCGTGTGTTGATCGTCGACGACGTGATGTCGGCGGGCACCGCCGCGCGCGAGTCGATCGCGTTGATCAAGGCAGCGGGCGCAACGCCGCACGCGGTGGCGATTGCGCTTGATCGGCAGGAGAAGGCGACCGAAGACGGGCGCGACGTGGACCACAGCGCCGTGCAGTACGTGCAACAACAGCTCGGGCTGCAGGTGTGCGCGATCGCGAAACTGGCGGATCTGCTGGCGTACTTGCAGGTGCAGGGCCAGGGTGAGCTGGGGGAGCATTACCCCAAGGTGCTGGCGTATCGGGAGCGGTACGGGGTGGAGTGA
- a CDS encoding exodeoxyribonuclease III yields MGNSLFKLTSLNLNGIRSAASKGVEAWLAKAKPDCICVQEVKAQAEDVQGRFDTLAGLKGHFHFAQKKGYSGVAVYSRHEPTDVVAGFGSEEFDAEGRYLEMRFDTPSRKFSVISAYFPSGSSGEERQQAKFRFLDEFEPHITRLKTQREFVMCGDVNIAHKEQDLKNWRSNRKNSGFLPEERAWMTRLLSEHRIVDVYRHLKPDTTGESYTWWSNRGQAYANNVGWRLDYHLATPGIGQQARTESIYRAEKFSDHAPVTVEYELRM; encoded by the coding sequence ATGGGGAATTCCTTGTTCAAACTGACCAGCCTCAACCTGAACGGCATCCGATCCGCCGCCAGCAAGGGCGTGGAGGCATGGCTCGCGAAGGCGAAGCCGGATTGTATTTGCGTGCAGGAAGTCAAGGCCCAGGCCGAGGACGTGCAGGGCCGCTTCGACACCCTGGCCGGCCTCAAGGGCCACTTCCACTTCGCGCAGAAGAAGGGCTACTCGGGCGTGGCCGTCTACAGCCGCCATGAGCCCACCGACGTCGTCGCGGGCTTCGGCTCCGAGGAGTTCGACGCCGAGGGCCGCTATCTCGAGATGCGCTTCGACACGCCGTCGCGCAAGTTCTCGGTCATCAGCGCCTACTTCCCCAGCGGCTCCTCGGGCGAGGAGCGCCAGCAGGCCAAGTTCCGCTTCCTCGACGAGTTCGAGCCGCACATCACGCGCCTGAAGACGCAGCGCGAGTTCGTCATGTGCGGCGACGTCAACATCGCGCACAAGGAACAGGACCTGAAGAACTGGCGCAGCAACCGGAAGAACAGCGGCTTCCTGCCGGAGGAACGCGCGTGGATGACGCGCCTGCTTTCCGAACACCGCATCGTCGACGTGTACCGGCACCTGAAGCCCGACACCACCGGCGAGTCTTACACCTGGTGGAGCAACCGCGGCCAGGCCTACGCGAACAACGTGGGCTGGCGGCTGGACTACCACCTGGCCACGCCCGGCATCGGCCAGCAGGCGCGCACGGAGTCGATCTACCGGGCCGAGAAGTTCTCCGACCACGCGCCGGTGACGGTGGAGTACGAGCTGCGGATGTAG
- a CDS encoding class I SAM-dependent methyltransferase, which yields MLDPSVGFTGPRSYDEEIGPYTFAPFARELAGCLPQGFDGELLELACGTGLVTRELRRRMAPTARLVATDLNPGMLAFARERLEGEPIEWHEANALSLPFETASFDGIACGLGLMFLPDRAAALREWRRVLRPGGQLMLTVWDRIEENPHALVFAQIIETLFPGDAEMRFRTPYELCDAAVLDGLLAGAGFGERHIETRRIAIRGADPRRIASGQIRGTPRGALIAARGLAIEEVVARVAQGLAAQGGDPYDGYCQGLVVQARALPA from the coding sequence ATGCTCGACCCTTCCGTTGGCTTCACAGGCCCGCGCTCCTACGACGAGGAGATCGGCCCGTACACGTTCGCGCCGTTCGCGCGCGAGCTGGCCGGCTGCCTGCCGCAAGGTTTCGATGGTGAGCTGCTGGAGCTGGCCTGCGGCACAGGCCTGGTGACGCGCGAGTTGCGGCGCAGGATGGCGCCGACGGCGCGTCTGGTCGCGACCGATCTCAACCCGGGAATGCTCGCCTTCGCGCGCGAGCGACTGGAAGGTGAGCCGATCGAATGGCACGAGGCCAACGCGCTGAGCCTGCCGTTCGAGACTGCTTCTTTCGACGGCATCGCCTGCGGCCTGGGACTCATGTTCCTGCCCGACCGCGCGGCGGCGCTGCGCGAATGGCGTCGGGTGCTGCGTCCTGGCGGGCAGTTGATGCTGACCGTGTGGGATCGGATCGAGGAGAACCCGCACGCGCTGGTCTTCGCGCAGATCATCGAAACGCTGTTCCCGGGTGACGCCGAGATGCGGTTCCGCACGCCGTACGAGCTGTGCGATGCGGCCGTGCTCGATGGCTTGCTGGCCGGTGCGGGTTTCGGTGAGCGGCACATCGAGACCCGGCGCATCGCGATCCGGGGCGCCGACCCGCGTAGGATCGCATCGGGCCAGATCCGCGGCACGCCGCGCGGTGCGCTCATCGCGGCGAGGGGATTGGCCATCGAGGAGGTGGTCGCGCGCGTCGCGCAGGGCCTGGCGGCCCAAGGCGGCGATCCCTACGACGGCTACTGCCAGGGGCTGGTGGTGCAAGCGCGGGCTTTGCCGGCCTGA